GCCTTCCGGCGACCAGGCCTTGTAGTCGCCGGTCGCCTGCGGGCGGCGGCCTGCGGCCAGCGTCGAGCCCTGCGGGCGGTAGGCACCCGGAGTACCGGTGAGGTTTGGTCGATGCGGCTTCTGCCATTCACGCGGCTGGTAGTTCTCGTCGGTCGGCGGAACATCGACCGTGTGATGGATCCAGCCATGCCACGACGGCGGGATGGTGCTCGCCTCGGCATAGCCGTTGTAGATGACCCAGCGGCGCTCGAACTTCAGCGTCGGGTCGATCTTACCGCCTTTGGTCCGGTAATAGGTATTGCCGAACTCGTCGGTGCCGACCTTTTCGCCATAGAGACGGGTCCACAAATCGGTGCCGAATGTGGATGAGTTCCACCAGGTAAACAATTTCAGCAGGAAACTTTTCATCGCCGACGCGCATTTCCGTTGCGAGACGCGCGCGTTGTGACACCTCGGAACGCCCCTGTCCAGCGCGCCACCGGCGCCATTCATCACATTTTTAACGCAGAAACTTGGGAGTTTCCGCGCAATGGATTCGTTCAGATCGGCTCTCTCTATCCTCGCCGCCTGGCTCGCGTGGGTCCCGGATCAAGTGGTCGCGGTCGTCATCGTCGCGCTGGCCGTCGCCATCGCCTATTCGCTGCACAAAACGGTGCGGCGGCTGCTCCGCAAAGTGCTGGCTCCGCGCTTCCCCTACGTTATCACCGTCATTCAGCAGATGCGCGGCGTCACCCGTCTCGCCATCATCCTGTTGGCGTTGTCGATCGCGGTGCCGGCGGCGCCGTTCGATTCGCAAACGGCGGAATGGATCGGCCGGCTCATGCTGATCGCTCTGATCGCCATGATCGGCTGGGCGGCGATGACGGCGCTGAAGATCGCGGCGGACCTCTATCTCCTGCAATTCCGCATCGATACCGAGGACAACCTGCTGGCGCGCAAGCACTACACCCAGGTGCGGGTGCTGCTGCGCACGCTGGACGTCCTGATCATCATCCTGACAATCAGCGCCGCGCTGATGACGTTCGAGCCGGTTCGGCAATATGGCGTCAGCCTGTTCGCCTCGGCCGGCGTCGCCGGTCTGGTTGCAGGCCTTGCCGCGCGCCCGGTGCTGTCGAACCTGTTCGCCGGCGTGCAGCTTGCCATGACGCAGCCGATCCGCATCGACGACGCCGTCATCGTCGAGGGCGAATGGGGCACCGTCGAGGAAATTACCTCCACTTATGTGGTCGTGAAAATCTGGGACTGGCGGCGACTGATCGTGCCGCTGACCTATTTCATCGAGAAGCCGTTCCAGAACTGGACCCGCGAGACCTCGGCACTGATCGGCGCCGCCATGCTCTATGTCGATTACCGCGCCCCGGTCGGCATCATCCGCGACAAGCTTAAGGAGATTGCGGAGGCCTCGCCGGCCTGGGACGGCCAGGTCGTCGGCCTTCAGGTCACCGACTGCAAGGAAGAGACGATGGAATTGCGCTGCCTTGTCAGCGCGCCATCGGCCGGCAAGGCCTTCGAGCTGCGCTGCGAGGTACGCGAGAAGCTTGTCGACTTCCTGCAGCGCGAGCACCCCGAAGCCCTGCCCCGCAAGCGCGCGGATCTGGCGCTCGAGGCCGACGGCGCGCTGCTCGTGGCGCGCGACGGCAGCGGTGCGCAAGGCCGCGGCAGCGATGATGGCAAACAACGCAAAACCGCGACCGGGCGCAAGACGACCGAAAGGCACTGACGGCGCCTTGCCTGCCCCACCATTGCATTTGCCCGGATTCTGGAGTTATGGTGCCCGCGAATTCAGCAATGCCGCTGTTGTTTGGGCATTTCGCTGGAAAAGAATGACAGTGCCGGGAAACGAGAAGGCGGGCTCTTAAGGCCCGCCTTCTTTATTGGTCCTCCCGGCGGGCCTTTGAGTCCCTTGCCAAGCACTTAAGGTCGGCCCCCGGCGCATCATCAACAGCGGTGGGTGCGCTTCTCCCGCTGGTCAGTCTGCCGCACCCACAGGCTAAGGCTCTGACCTCAAAACGAGAATCATCGACTCGTCGGCGGCTTCTCCGGTGTTTATCCCGCGCTTGTCCCCGCTCCGGGCGATACCAAAAAGAAGCTGTGGGTTGTCCGCAGGGCCCCATTTTTCGTCATTTTTGCTTCACCGGGCTAGGCATCAAAACCCACCGTACCAGCCGAAAAAATCGGGCTTCACGGTCGGGGCTGGAGGGTCATACTGCCCCGGGACATGACCCTCGGTCATGAATCCCGTCACCGCACTGACACAAGATTTAGGGATTTAGTTACTCCTACCCACTATCTGTTGTTGACGACGACGACGAGTCCCATATAGTTTTGTGACAGTACGGTGTGGGTGATGCGTACCAAAGAGTTCCCGCCGGAACCTCCAAACCGACGCGATGTCAGGTTTTTGAGCCCCGACAGCCCCTCACAGGCGTTGTCAGGGAACGGGTGAAGTTTGCGTGCCGGCCCCTTCGGGGACCGGGTGGTACCGGGTGACGCTTCAAGAACCCCGGACCACGACCAGGGTTGGTGTCAGACAGGGTTTTGAGTTGTCGGAAGGCGGACAAGGACGGGTCCGTCTGGAATAATCGTCGGCGGTCGCTGAGCCGCCCGGAATTTGGGGACGAAGAAGATGCGGATCGAACGGCGCTACACCAAGGATGCGGGTCAGGCTTACGCGGGCATCCAGTTTCGGCTGACCACGTCCGAGATCAAGAATCCCGACGGCTCCATTGTCTTCAAGCTGGACAATGTCGAAGTGCCGGAATTCTGGTCGCAGGTCGCCTCCGACGTGCTCGCCCAGAAGTATTTCCGCAAGGCCGGCGTGCCCGCGCGCCTCAAGAAGGTCGAAGAGAACTCCGTCCCCTCTTTCCTGTGGCGCTCCGTGGCCGACGAGGCCGCGCTCGAAGCCCTGCCCGAGAAGGAACGCTATATCGGCGAGACCTCGTCCAAGCAGGTGTTCGATCGCCTGGCCGGCACCTGGACCTACTGGGGCTGGAAAGGCGGCTACTTCGACAATGAAGATGACGCCCAGGCCTTCTATGACGAACTGCGCTTCATGCTCGCCAACCAGATGTGCGCGCCGAACTCGCCGCAGTGGTTCAACACCGGCCTGCACTGGGCTTACGGCATCGACGGCCCCGGCCAGGGCCACTATTACGTCGATTACCAGACCGGCAAGCTCACCAAGTCGAAGTCGTCCTACGAACACCCGCAGCCGCACGCCTGCTTTATCCAAAGCATCAGCGACGACCTGGTGAACGAAGGCGGCATCATGGACCTGTGGGTGCGTGAAGCCCGCCTGTTCAAATACGGCTCCGGCACCGGCACCAACTTCTCCAACCTGCGCGGCGAAGGCGAAAAGCTGTCCGGCGGCGGCAAGTCGTCGGGCCTGATGAGCTTCCTCAAGATCGGCGACCGCGCCGCCGGCGCCATCAAGTCGGGCGGCACCACGCGCCGCGCGGCGAAGATGGTGATCGTTGACGCCGACCATCCGGATATCGAGAAGTACATCGACTGGAAGGTGCAGGAAGAGCAGAAGGTGGCGGCGCTCGTCACCGGCTCCAAGATCAACCAGAAGCACCTCAAGGCGGTGCTGAAGGCCTGCGTGAACTGCGAAGGCTCGGACGATGACTGCTTCAACCCGGAAAAGAACCCGGCGCTGAAGCGCGAGATCAAGCTCGCCCGCAAGGCCTATGTGCCGGACAACTTCATCAAGCGCGTCATCCAGTTCGCCAAGCAGGGCTACACCGATATCGACTTCCCGACTTACGACACCGACTGGGATTCGGATGCCTATCTCACCGTGTCGGGTCAGAACTCGAACAACTCGGTGCGCGTCGACGACCAGTTCCTCAAGGCGGTCGAAGCCGATGGCAAATGGGATCTGACGTTCCGCAAGAACGGCAAGGTCGCCAAGACCGTGCAGGCGCGCGAACTGTGGGAAAAGATCGGCTACGCCGCCTGGGCCTGCGCCGATCCGGGCTTGCAGTTCCACACCACCGTGAACGACTGGCACACCTGCCCGGCCTCCGGTGAAATCCGCGGCTCCAATCCGTGCTCCGAGTACATGTTCCTCGACGACACGGCCTGCAATCTCGCCTCGCTGAATCTCCTCACGTTCCGCGACGGCAAGACCGGCGCCTTCGATGTCGAGTCCTACGAGCACGCCGTGCGCCTGTGGACCGTGGTGCTGGAAATCTCGGTGCTGATGGCCCAGTTCCCCTCCAAGGAAATCGCCCAGCTCTCTTATGAATTCCGCACGCTCGGCCTCGGCTACGCCAATATCGGCGGCCTCTTGATGACCTCGGGTCTGTCTTACGACTCCGATGAAGGCCGCGCCTATGCCGGCGCCCTCACCGCGATCATGACCGGCGTCTCCTACGCGACCTCGGCCGAGATGGCGGAGAAGCAGGGTCCGTTCCCGGGCTACAAGAAGAACCGCGAGCACATGCTGCGCGTGATGCGCAACCACCGCCGCGCGGCTTACGGCGAACGCCAGGGCTACGAGAAGCTCTCGCAGGCCCCGGTCCCGCTCGACCACGCCTCCTGCCCCGATCAAACCTTGATCGCGCACGCCAAGGCGGCGTGGGACCGCGCCATCGAACTCGGCGAGAAGCACGGCTATCGCAACGCGCAGTCCACCGTGATCGCGCCGACCGGCACGATCGGCCTCGTCATGGATTGCGACACCACCGGCATCGAGCCCGACTTCGCGCTGGTGAAGTTCAAGAAGCTGGCCGGCGGCGGCTACTTCAAGATCATCAACCGCGCCGTGCCCGAGGCATTGCGCACGCTCGGCTACTCCGAAGCGCAGATCGCCGAGATCGAGGTCTATGCCGTGGGCCACGGCTCGCTGGCGCAGGCCCCGGGCATCAACCACACGACCTTGAAGGCCAAGGGCTTCACCGACGAGGTGATCGCCAAGGTCGAGAAGGCGCTGCCGACGGCCTTCGACATCAAGTTCGTCTTCAACAAGTGGACGATCGGCGAAGCCTTCTGCCGCGACACGCTCGGCATTTCGGCCGAGCAGCTCGCCAACCCGACCTTCGATCTCCTCGCCGCGCTCGGCTTCTCCAAGCGCGAGATCGAGGCCGCCAACATCCATGTCTGCGGCGCCATGACCGTGGAAGGCGCGCCGCACCTCAAACTCGAGCACTATCCGGTGTTCGACTGCGCCAATCCCTGCGGCAAGATCGGCAAGCGCTATCTGTCGGTGGACAGCCACATCAAGATGATGGCGGCGGCGCAGCCCTTCATTTCGGGCGCCATCTCCAAGACCATCAACATGCCGAACGAGGCCACCGTCGAGGACTGCAAGAGCGCCTATCTGCTCTCGTGGAAACTGGCGCTGAAGGCCAATGCGCTGTACCGCGACGGCTCGAAACTCTCGCAGCCGCTGAACTCGCAGCTCATCGCCGACGAAGAGGACGAGGACGACGCGATCGAGGCCTTCCTCGACAAGCCGGCCGCGGCGCGCGCCGCCATCGCCGCCGAGAAGGTGGTGGAGAAGATCGTCGAGCGCGTCACCGTGCTGCGCGAGCGCGAGAAGCTGCCGGCCCGCCGCAAGGGCTATACGCAGAAGGCCGTGGTCGGCGGCCACAAGGTCTATCTGCGCACCGGCGAATATGACGACGGCCGTCTCGGCGAAATCTTCGTCGACATGCACAAGGAAGGCGCGGCGCTCCGCTCCTTGCTCAACAACTTCGCCATCGCCATTTCGCTCGGCCTGCAATACGGCGTGCCGCTCGAGGAATATGTCGATGCCTTCACCTTCACCCGCTTCGAACCGCAAGGCCCGGTGCAGGGCAACGACTCGATCAAATACGCCACTTCAATCCTGGACTATGTGTTCCGGGAACTCGCGGTGTCGTATCTGGAGCGTTACGACCTCGCCCATGTCGATCCGAGCCAGGGCTCGTTCGACGCGCTGGGCGCCGGCGAGCACGAAGGCAAGGCCGCGCCGAACTTCGTCTCCAAGGGCCTGACGCGCTCGCTGTCGGTGGTGGCGCCGACGACCGCCTCGGCGGTGTCGACCGCTAACGTGACGGCCTTCTCCGGCGGGCACGCCGCGACCGCACTCAAGGCCGAGCCGGAGGCGAAACTGTCGCCGGCCCAGCAGCTCGAAGTCGGACACGCCTCCCCGGCCGCCGCCGTGGCGCAGCCTTCCGCCAAAGCGCTCGCCTCCGAACGCCGCGCCGAAGCCAAGGCCAAGGGCTACGAAGGCGAGATGTGCGGCGAATGCGGCAACTTCACCCTCGTGAGGAACGGCACCTGCATGAAGTGCGATACGTGCGGCGCGACGAGCGGGTGTTCGTGAGGGACTACTAAGGCGGCGCTTAGCGCGCCGCCTTAGCCTGAGACTTTAGAGCCCGTCATCCTGAGGTGTGCGCCGCAAGGCGCGGCTCGAAGGGTGACGGGCTTCTGGTACGGCAGGCGCATCCATATGGATAAAGTCTACCAGGTCTTCGTAAGTTCGACTTACTCCGATCTTCACGAAGAGCGCAAAGAGGTCAGTGACACGCTTGCCAAGGCGGGCTTTATCCCGGCGGGGATGGAACTATTTCCTGCAACAGATCAACAACAACTCGAGTTTATCAAAAGAGTAATCGACCGCTGTGACTACTACGTAGTCATTGTGGGCGGTCGATATGGCTCATTGGATGGCGACAAGAGTTTTACTGAAAAAGAATTCGAATACGCCCTCGCACGACACATTCCTATATTAGCGTTTTTGCCTTTAGACCCGGGCAAAATTGCAACTGACAAAACCGATAATGACCCAATTCACGTTAAGCATCTTAATGAGTTCAAGACCCGTCTAAAAACAAGTCGGATCGTTTCATTTTGGTCTGACATTAATGATCTAAAAACCAAGGTCCTGACCGCCGTAACGAACGCAGTAAATTTGCGTCCGGGAACGGGCTGGATTCGCGGCGATCAAGCCATCGATCCTAAGCTGTTGCAGGATCTCGAGCGGTTGCGCATCGAGAACGAAGAGCTCAAAGCGAGGCTCTCCGAAGTAAACGGAGCAGATATCAGTTTTCCGGATCACTTGGCCGGACCGGACCACGAAATCACGTTCGCCGTAACATTACACCGTCACAAGCAAACGCCTAGTGGCGGTGACGCCATCGTCAAAACCGAGACTGTCAACGTTGTAGCTTCCATAGGACAAATCCTTTTGGCCATAGTCGATGAAATAATTAAAGAGCCATCAGAATATTCCCTTCGAAGAACAATTGGCGAAGCCTTGCTCGCCATAGCCGGACGCAATGAAAGGGAAACCTCCGGCGAGGTTTCTCCAAACGATGTCACAAACCTGAGATTCCATATTGAAGCACTTGGACTCATACAAGCAATCGGCAAAGAATCTACGTCAGACATGTTTGGACGCCTAACTACTAATCACTACATAGCTTGGGTCATTACGGACAAAGGCAGAAAATTTGTTAGTCTTCACCGCGCAATCTTGAAGGAAAGAAAGCTATAGCCGGCCCTAACCGCAGCCCGTAGCCGTAGGGCGGATTAGCGCAGCGTAATCCGCCCTCTTTACTCCTCGGCGAACGCCGCCTGGCGGGTTAAGGCTTCGCCTCGCCCGCCGTACAGGCAAGGCGTAGATGGCCGGGACATAAGGGCGCTGACGCCCGTCTTCGACGGGCTTTGCCCGGCCATGACAGCCAACATTGAAAGCACTATATTCTTTTGATGATAACAAAGCGCCTCACCGAAATTCTTGAGCGCGTCGAGAACTGGCCGCCCGAGTGGCAAGATCAGTTGGCAGAGATCGCGCTTGATATCGAGGCCGATATCAAGAACGGCGTTTATCAGCTCAGCCCCGAAGAAGTTGAGGCCATCGAGCGTGCCCGGCAATCGCCATTCCTGACCGAAGAAGAAGCCGCGAGCATCTTCGCCAAATTACGAGGCGCCTAGCACCGTAGCCTGGATGGAGCGCAGCGAATCCGGGGCGCCAGCCGAAAGGGCTACGCCAGCCCGGCAGATGTAGGGGGGATGCATGGGGCGCGTCTTTGGGATTGTCGTGGGGCTTGCAGGCGTCATCGGGGCGGTTTTTACGGTGATGCAATACTTCTCGGCTCAGCAGCAGCCGGATGCGAGGGCACCGTCGACCTCAACCCCACCGCCGACTATCGCAATTCCGGCGTTCCCGGAAATCGGACCCGATCGCGCAGTCGGAACGCGCGTGCAAATGCGGTCCCCATCGACCGCAGCTCACACTGTTATGACACTGATGAATTTTGACGTCTCGAATATCCGAGCGTCACTTTGGGCGCTATCGAATGGCCGGCTGGTGCAAATCAACAGCCGAACGATTCCCTTTATCGAGAGCGGCGGTTATTCGGCTGCCGATCATATACCAACGCCGTTTACAATCGGAAAAATGGTTTCGTGCGTGCAATATCGCCTAAATGGCCACAACGTCGAGATGATCGACTTTTACACGAACGAAGGACACACGCAGCAGCAGCTACTTTTTGGTACGATGACCAAATTTCGAGCGTCTGTTGTCGACGTCGATGGCGCGAAACATTTATGCAGTTCTATGCCCAGTTCTGCCGCGAGCCTTTTATGAAATCGACCCTGCGGGACAAGCCGAAAGCACCCGCCCCTCCCCACTTTCACCACGAACGACTCCGACTATAGTCATCCACCCATGACGGATCGTTCCATGCCCCGCCCTGTTGTTCGCGCGTTTCTCACGGCGATCGTTGCGCTGCTGATCGCCGCGCCGCCTGTGGCGTCGCGGGCGCACGCAACGCCGACCTCCGAGGCCCGGCCGGCGGCGGCGGCAAAGACGGTCAAGAGCACCAAAACGGCAAAGACCAGGAAGAAGCACGTCGCCAAGCGCGTGCCGAAGGGCGTCGGCTTCCTGCCCGGCTATCGCACGCCGGAGCAGATCGAGCGCGACCGCACGAAGGAAATCCAGCGCGAGCGCCGGGCGTACTACCGCGCCGGCGGCGGGCGCATCGCCTATTGGCGCTACCCGCAGCCGCAATTCTATCGCGGCCGCTGGAACGGCGGCGATTTCGGCCCGTGCTGGACGCATACGCCGATCGGCTATCAGTGGAATTGCGGCAAATAAGTGCGACTCGACCGGCGCCGGACATCGCGGCACCGTGCGCTTTCCTGCCCCGGACGCATCGCGGCTCTGCGAAATACATCGCGAAAATAGCCGTTTTCGCGCGCCTTTCACCCCCCATGCGGGTAACGACTCCGCCCGAAATATGTTACATACGACCAGTGGTTGTTGCCGGGCGCCAAGCCCCCACAACAGGAGGTCTTGCTGAACAAATCCATCAACGCATCGTCGCCCAACGACGCCGGCGCCAAGCTGAAAAGGCGTCAGGAACAGGCGCGGGACGGTCTGAAAGCCGCCGCGGAATATGAGGCGGCCGCGATCTCCATGCGCGCCAAGACCGCCAAGCTGCGGGCATTGCGACTCGCCAAGGAAGCCGAGGACGCAGCCAATAAGCCGGCCGAGCCGGCTGCGAAGCCGAAGACCAGGAAGAGTAAAAAAGCCGCGCCGTAGCACGCCGCGTCATCGTCCTCGCCTTGGGTCATCGTCATCGCCTTGGACTGACGGC
The Pseudolabrys sp. FHR47 genome window above contains:
- a CDS encoding NADH:ubiquinone oxidoreductase subunit NDUFA12 codes for the protein MKSFLLKLFTWWNSSTFGTDLWTRLYGEKVGTDEFGNTYYRTKGGKIDPTLKFERRWVIYNGYAEASTIPPSWHGWIHHTVDVPPTDENYQPREWQKPHRPNLTGTPGAYRPQGSTLAAGRRPQATGDYKAWSPEG
- a CDS encoding mechanosensitive ion channel family protein, whose translation is MDSFRSALSILAAWLAWVPDQVVAVVIVALAVAIAYSLHKTVRRLLRKVLAPRFPYVITVIQQMRGVTRLAIILLALSIAVPAAPFDSQTAEWIGRLMLIALIAMIGWAAMTALKIAADLYLLQFRIDTEDNLLARKHYTQVRVLLRTLDVLIIILTISAALMTFEPVRQYGVSLFASAGVAGLVAGLAARPVLSNLFAGVQLAMTQPIRIDDAVIVEGEWGTVEEITSTYVVVKIWDWRRLIVPLTYFIEKPFQNWTRETSALIGAAMLYVDYRAPVGIIRDKLKEIAEASPAWDGQVVGLQVTDCKEETMELRCLVSAPSAGKAFELRCEVREKLVDFLQREHPEALPRKRADLALEADGALLVARDGSGAQGRGSDDGKQRKTATGRKTTERH
- a CDS encoding vitamin B12-dependent ribonucleotide reductase → MRIERRYTKDAGQAYAGIQFRLTTSEIKNPDGSIVFKLDNVEVPEFWSQVASDVLAQKYFRKAGVPARLKKVEENSVPSFLWRSVADEAALEALPEKERYIGETSSKQVFDRLAGTWTYWGWKGGYFDNEDDAQAFYDELRFMLANQMCAPNSPQWFNTGLHWAYGIDGPGQGHYYVDYQTGKLTKSKSSYEHPQPHACFIQSISDDLVNEGGIMDLWVREARLFKYGSGTGTNFSNLRGEGEKLSGGGKSSGLMSFLKIGDRAAGAIKSGGTTRRAAKMVIVDADHPDIEKYIDWKVQEEQKVAALVTGSKINQKHLKAVLKACVNCEGSDDDCFNPEKNPALKREIKLARKAYVPDNFIKRVIQFAKQGYTDIDFPTYDTDWDSDAYLTVSGQNSNNSVRVDDQFLKAVEADGKWDLTFRKNGKVAKTVQARELWEKIGYAAWACADPGLQFHTTVNDWHTCPASGEIRGSNPCSEYMFLDDTACNLASLNLLTFRDGKTGAFDVESYEHAVRLWTVVLEISVLMAQFPSKEIAQLSYEFRTLGLGYANIGGLLMTSGLSYDSDEGRAYAGALTAIMTGVSYATSAEMAEKQGPFPGYKKNREHMLRVMRNHRRAAYGERQGYEKLSQAPVPLDHASCPDQTLIAHAKAAWDRAIELGEKHGYRNAQSTVIAPTGTIGLVMDCDTTGIEPDFALVKFKKLAGGGYFKIINRAVPEALRTLGYSEAQIAEIEVYAVGHGSLAQAPGINHTTLKAKGFTDEVIAKVEKALPTAFDIKFVFNKWTIGEAFCRDTLGISAEQLANPTFDLLAALGFSKREIEAANIHVCGAMTVEGAPHLKLEHYPVFDCANPCGKIGKRYLSVDSHIKMMAAAQPFISGAISKTINMPNEATVEDCKSAYLLSWKLALKANALYRDGSKLSQPLNSQLIADEEDEDDAIEAFLDKPAAARAAIAAEKVVEKIVERVTVLREREKLPARRKGYTQKAVVGGHKVYLRTGEYDDGRLGEIFVDMHKEGAALRSLLNNFAIAISLGLQYGVPLEEYVDAFTFTRFEPQGPVQGNDSIKYATSILDYVFRELAVSYLERYDLAHVDPSQGSFDALGAGEHEGKAAPNFVSKGLTRSLSVVAPTTASAVSTANVTAFSGGHAATALKAEPEAKLSPAQQLEVGHASPAAAVAQPSAKALASERRAEAKAKGYEGEMCGECGNFTLVRNGTCMKCDTCGATSGCS
- a CDS encoding DUF4062 domain-containing protein; its protein translation is MDKVYQVFVSSTYSDLHEERKEVSDTLAKAGFIPAGMELFPATDQQQLEFIKRVIDRCDYYVVIVGGRYGSLDGDKSFTEKEFEYALARHIPILAFLPLDPGKIATDKTDNDPIHVKHLNEFKTRLKTSRIVSFWSDINDLKTKVLTAVTNAVNLRPGTGWIRGDQAIDPKLLQDLERLRIENEELKARLSEVNGADISFPDHLAGPDHEITFAVTLHRHKQTPSGGDAIVKTETVNVVASIGQILLAIVDEIIKEPSEYSLRRTIGEALLAIAGRNERETSGEVSPNDVTNLRFHIEALGLIQAIGKESTSDMFGRLTTNHYIAWVITDKGRKFVSLHRAILKERKL
- a CDS encoding transcriptional regulator, yielding MPGAKPPQQEVLLNKSINASSPNDAGAKLKRRQEQARDGLKAAAEYEAAAISMRAKTAKLRALRLAKEAEDAANKPAEPAAKPKTRKSKKAAP